From the genome of Streptomyces sp. V1I1, one region includes:
- a CDS encoding ankyrin repeat domain-containing protein — MSEAPDPEVIELATKVFDLARQGETEALAAYVDAGVPANLTNDRGDTLVMLAAYHGHAPAVEALLARGAEPDRANDRGQTPLAGAVFKGEDAVIRVLLASGADPAAGTPSAMDTARMFGKTELLELFGGQ, encoded by the coding sequence ATGAGTGAAGCCCCGGATCCCGAGGTGATCGAACTCGCGACCAAGGTCTTCGACCTTGCGCGCCAGGGAGAGACCGAGGCCCTCGCCGCGTATGTCGACGCCGGCGTCCCCGCCAACCTCACCAACGACCGTGGCGACACCCTTGTCATGCTCGCCGCCTACCACGGGCACGCCCCGGCCGTGGAAGCGCTCCTCGCCCGCGGCGCCGAGCCGGACCGGGCCAACGACCGCGGCCAGACGCCGCTCGCCGGCGCGGTGTTCAAGGGCGAGGACGCCGTCATCCGCGTCCTCCTCGCCAGCGGTGCCGACCCTGCGGCGGGCACGCCGTCCGCGATGGATACCGCGCGGATGTTTGGGAAGACAGAGCTCTTGGAGCTGTTCGGCGGCCAATGA